Proteins from one Anastrepha obliqua isolate idAnaObli1 chromosome 2, idAnaObli1_1.0, whole genome shotgun sequence genomic window:
- the LOC129238482 gene encoding glucose-induced degradation protein 4 homolog — protein sequence MSVSYTMPPLPANSSQDGIRETMLYSGSKFIGFQKSQGNSYDVEVVLQHIDLQNSFLCGYLKINGLTFEFPTLTTFFDGEIISKKYPFLTRKWEADEDVDKGHWSKFGAFAEYEGTFNSDNFDFQNLANSDYVFMRWKEHFLVPDHTIKDINGASFAGFYYICFIKSTGKVEGYYYHRSSELYQSIELEHIPENSSEIYEFR from the exons ATGTCAGTCAGTTATACGATGCCCCCTCTTCCCGCAAACTCTTCACAAGATGGAATTCGCGAGACAATGTTATATAGTGGATCAAAGTTTATAGGGTTCCAAAAATCTCAAGGCAATTCATATGACGTCGAAGTGGTTCTGCAG CATATCGATCTTCAAAACTCTTTTCTGTGtgggtatttaaaaattaatggaCTAACGTTTGAATTCCCAACGCTTACAACGTTTTTTGAtggggaaatcatatccaaGAAATATCCATTTTTAACAAGAAAGTGGGAAGCCGATGAAGATGTAGACAAAGGCCATTGG AGCAAATTTGGAGCTTTTGCTGAATATGAAGGAACGTTTAATTCAGATAATTTTGACTTTCAAAATTTAGCGAATAGCGATTATGTTTTTATGCGATGGAAGGAACATTTTCTTGTGCCTGATCATACTATAAAGGACATAAATGGGGCATCTTTTGccggattttattatatatgcttTATTAAATCTACCGGAAAAGTGGAAGGGTATTATTATCACCGTTCATCTGAGTTATATCAATCTATTGAACTAGAGCACATACCTGAAAATTCTTCAGAAATATACGAATTTAGATAA